One region of Pangasianodon hypophthalmus isolate fPanHyp1 chromosome 15, fPanHyp1.pri, whole genome shotgun sequence genomic DNA includes:
- the pou4f4 gene encoding brain-specific homeobox/POU domain protein 3-like: MMSMNSKQAFSMHPILHEPKYAPLHSSSEAIRRACLPTPSLQGNIFAGFDETLLQRAEALAAVDIVTQKSHPFKPDATYHTMTTMTSMTGTPTSSPAHLHHPSVLTSHHHAHHPHHHHQPAQGLEGDLLEHLSPAISLGGMPTAADMASGASHAHSHMAAAINHAQHHHHPHAQAVNVHHPHHALAAHASLASASAASGDAEPDPRELEAFAERFKQRRIKLGVTQADVGAALANLKIPGVGCLSQSTICRFESLTLSHNNMVALKPILEAWLEEAERAQREKMAKPEIFSGGDKKRKRTSIAAPEKRSLEAYFAVQPRPSSEKIAAIAEKLDLKKNVVRVWFCNQRQKQKRMKFSATH; this comes from the exons ATGATGTCCATGAACAGCAAGCAAGCATTCAGTATGCATCCGATTCTGCACGAGCCCAAATACGCACCTCTGCACTCCAGCTCGGAGGCGATCCGGCGGGCATGTCTGCCCACACCGTCG CTGCAGGGAAACATCTTCGCCGGTTTCGATGAGACGCTGCTGCAGAGAGCCGAGGCTCTGGCCGCGGTGGACATTGTGACCCAGAAGAGCCACCCGTTCAAGCCAGACGCCACGTACCACACCATGACCACGATGACGAGCATGACAGGCACCCCCACGTCCTCCCCGGCGCACCTGCACCACCCGTCCGTGCTCACATCTCATCATCACGCACACCACccgcaccaccaccaccagccggCTCAGGGCCTCGAGGGCGACCTGCTCGAGCACCTCTCCCCAGCCATCTCGCTCGGTGGCATGCCGACCGCCGCGGACATGGCCTCGGGCGCGTCGCACGCACACTCGCACATGGCCGCGGCCATCAACCACGCGCAGCACCATCACCACCCGCACGCGCAGGCCGTAAACGTGCACCACCCGCACCACGCCCTGGCCGCGCACGCCTCCCTCGCCAGCGCCAGCGCTGCGTCCGGGGACGCCGAGCCAGACCCCCGCGAGCTCGAGGCGTTCGCCGAGCGCTTCAAGCAGCGTCGCATTAAGCTCGGCGTCACCCAGGCGGATGTGGGCGCCGCGCTCGCTAACCTCAAGATACCCGGTGTTGGGTGCCTGAGCCAGAGCACGATCTGTCGCTTCGAGTCGCTCACGCTCTCGCACAACAACATGGTGGCCCTGAAGCCCATCCTCGAAGCGTGGCTCGAGGAGGCCGAGAGGGCGCAGCGCGAGAAGATGGCCAAGCCCGAGATCTTCAGCGGCGGCGACAAAAAGCGCAAGCGCACATCCATCGCGGCGCCGGAGAAGCGCTCGCTCGAGGCCTACTTCGCCGTGCAGCCGCGGCCCTCGTCCGAGAAGATCGCCGCCATCGCCGAGAAGCTCGACCTGAAAAAGAACGTGGTGCGCGTCTGGTTCTGCAACCAGCGGCAAAAACAGAAGCGCATGAAGTTCTCAGCGACGCACTGA